The genomic window atacctccgtattgagtcgagaaacgtaaacaaagacgaacaaagtcatggatgacgtcacagtgcactcgcgctatatttcccgcgataaatttataGAGGTGGATCAaccatctgtaatgagtgtactggctattatagcattgaatcatgattttttgaagtatacactctcataactgccgctgtgtgtgcatacaaattgagtaacgcgcgttagcgcgttatgaaaatttgtatgcacacatcgcggcagttatgagagtgtatacttcaaaaaatcatgatttaatgcttatatttacattttgtcaacttcttgccttgtctgcaaatgtgattcatgccttaaaattcctatcttattctaagggtaagttaatattaatggaagagccacagtaacagccacaagcgtgaactttgattttcgcctGTGACGTTGCAGTGTGCAGCGTTCAgcttttgtgacgtcataataaaactcgtcaatttgacctttgactacttgttgcatttagaggcatttgaagatcacagaatttaatggaaaaacacagtagaatgtaaatatttcagtatagactgcgatacctgcctcattgacatatgatttgtttttaattttttttaatatagagattttatgtatatatactagcaagagccatactttactgtcatatcgatccatttttaagctatatataattgtgcatgcatgtacagtaggcaggtaagtatatgagtagggaggaaataaacaataggacattttgaactaaataaaaaaggaataaaatgaaataataaacagttaaaaaaattatgtagatattgcatatcgTCAGatcatcaaatttaaaagtgggaaattacacaccaacAAACAGGAaccgctctctctctctctctctctctctctctctctctctctctctctctctctctctgtggtagggggttgcgctgtatgtatcataaccattaaaattagtaccagTAGAGCaaactctctcaaaaattctttgacgttcgttgatacctaaataaaactataagttgacaatgatgcaaggtatgtgtaattcttgctgcgctcgccagaacggtagcaccgtaaaacatattatatttaaatattttaggatttgtacaattaaatatcaaaatagtcattgatgaaaGGCATTGGGCAACACATTACCAAATCTATTTTTAGTGTTTTCataggcaaagacactggaatgTGTAAATAGAGTGGCCTCCGGGAATAACAAGATGCTCTGGACATCATTTAATGTCTCGTTATAACCGATGCtcgttacatgtatatccgAGGTTGGCATTTCCAAAGGTGATACGTGAtcggtttgttttgttttgtttttgtttttttgtttttttgacaTTCCAAATAAcgtttatagcgagcgcagctcgccggcgcgcagcgccggcgcgaagcgagctctaccggcaaggcgtgtgtgaatagaaaattcggactatagttgcacattcattcaacggatttttttggcgtcagtaaatcggaccagtaatgcatcgttttaatcgtcccagtagttccctgtaatcatggcaatttttatcacttcacactctcacgagaatcagcaagacaaatttagacagtaaaaacaataacgatgtaagcgacatacagtcaatgttacctctaaagttcacctcagtacactttcaatcaaaaataatcgtgtgacgtcacaaacgtttacacattaatccgatatattttttcggagtcagtaaattttgacccacaattcatagtaccaatggcttccaacctcacgttccaacatcacgttctcccgagaatcaaagtaaaacctttgaaaagcttataagatgtgtaattttaagaacatcatgcttcgcatacttttatttctcaagggaattttaaagagtaagacgacacttaaccaacgtcagctttgacgtcacaataagcactgataaggggaaattactctaattgaagttattgtaaatctgctgaaatgaccaaaatcctctcaaaatcttgcaaaggctaagataaagaacagctgacgaataaggaaatttcttcagatacaggaaacagttgtaaattgcacttatttggatgaatgctcacaaatattttattcactataattacggtaatttcctgaaacgtaacgttatacgtagcagcgctttttttaaaaggggtgggtgggtggatggcagcctcatccaaaaaatctttgtaagcaaaaagaaaaataaatcatgaaaattctaatccttcagctctttagcagttcaatggtttctttattttcacttccatttattacatgcggggggtgggggggggggggaacaacaccatgttcttttaacataataagcaaatattttaaagcgtaaactaaaaataaaattaaacattaattatttttttttaagtggaggggcaaatccatggtaagtcgattttctatgtataaattgacaaaaatgaaaaaaattttagcatggggggagctctatgatgagtcaagttttatatgtaagtttaagaaaaaatgtctactgcaaaaaaaagggggaaatcaatcaatcaatcataatcacaatcactttaaaagaggagatgcagtgcaatgaatatttatatattaaaatctttattatttaacaacattgtatctgagattaaactattgttctacatataaataaataaattataacaaatcttataaactatgaataatgaaaatttactgaaaaataggtatgttttattttttggcattcaaatttcacgttgttaattttattttattaatttattataattcattgtttgatcacatgctgtgctcgccccaacggtcgcaccgtaaaacatattaaaaaaagtggtaatgaaataaatatatgtaaaagcTGTAAGCGGTACCTCGTAATATCCCGTTATACCCGGAGCCCACTGTATATTTAACATGAAGTCAATGTctacccaggttatacgagtataacctgggttggggcagttTACACTTTATTATCCGCGAAGAACTTGGgaagacattgagttcattccttatgaTTAAATTTTCTGTACTTTACAGTACAAATTGAGTGCATTTTCCtgtaaaaaatgatttcaatctgttcaaaattcaaacataacgTAAAGCGGATTAATACGTtttttgacgttggtgcattgtgacgtgtcttgtgtcAAGCAAACCAGGTCATAcaagtttaataatttttttctatccaatcaaatgccgcgctACAACcagaattgaatttttaattcataatttaatGATCTAGTAGATCAAAtctaatttttatttctgtgtCAGCCTTTTTATccacaataacaaaaaaatgatatgctAGTATTGGACAGgtattgatgtttattttaatatgcattacattacatttAACAGTACTATGCTATTTCTATAGCATTTATCTTTTATATCGATTTTTCAAACTTGTCAAAATTGCATAACTCATTTGTAGCATACGAGTAAAACCATGTCATGGTTCTCGTCATACAAACCAGGGAACGCAGTATCTAAAGACATTTTAATCGGTGTTTTTTATCATACTGATAATTTTctaggacccccccccctttttttccaaaaagaacaaaaaaacgCGTAATTTAAATAGGGGAGGGGATGTAGTAACTTGTATACGCCCCCTCCCCCTTACACACCATCTCTAAATCTGCGTATGAAAAAACACCTTATATCATATGTCTCATTAGTATAAATTATACatctactttcattttattgtacaacacGTTGCACGAGTACTGTCACAGATGCGATAAAATCGATAAAGCGACCAAAGCGTAAAGATACCAAATGAAAactcaaattttgaaatatctacctatttttaaatcatatctcAATgcaaaatgattataattactcctaaagaaaaaaatatatagtgtaaGATGAGGATAGTTGCCGCACGCTGGCGTCGTTATTTCTGGATTCTAGGCTTGAtgtattaaattcattaaatctaGTCCATAAGAAAACATTGCCATGATTATTCCTTGATCTAGAGACAAAGCTAACCTCGCAATAATAGTAACGTTTccttaattttagaaataattagaaaaaagtttacattattttatctGTGTTAAAGTACTTGTTGTTtagagtttgttcaaatcttaaTCTGTGCAATATTTAGCCTGAAATAAAAACCCTAAGAAGACGTAACTTGATATCGCGCCAATATCacgtatattttttaatgacgttaaaaacattaatatatatatatatacatgtatatatatatatatatatatatatatatatatatatatatatatatatatatatatatatatatatatatattgaaattgaGTTAAAAATGTGATTGTCCAAGTTCTGATGAATAATTTGTCTATTGCAGCGCCCATTAGAAACACAGTGCATTGTCTAACATAACTTTTGGATTAACTTTCGCACAGTAAATGTAACACAcaactaaattaaaaaatcaattcaaacagTCAACAGATCGTCAGGTCTCTGGAAATTGCAAAATTGCATGACAAACAGTACTGTATTTGTTTTCAACAGTATTCAAGATCGAATTTAATTACCAGCACATGCATTATAGTGTAAGACAGGGGCCAACATGCATCAAAGCTCACCtggtatttattaatttaattgaattaaattacattttacagGTAGGATGTAAAGTTTAACCAAAGCAATCGAAAATTTGTTATGATCATTTGagtaaaacataaaatgatttcttatacccctgtaaaacagttactatataattctatacgaaaaaaagtccagcattttgactgttagactggaactgttagattggaactgttaaaaaagactgttgaccggtgacgtcacattctGCGAAAACGTGTTATTAattagaaggggtataacaaaacagttctTGATTGGGGTCAAGGGCAACAGTTGCCCTCGACCCCAATCAACAACTGTATAATAATTTCAagagttttttaaagattgtttcTTCAACATATTCTGCAATAATTGAAGCCTCCATCTTTTCCTCCCACATATTAACATAAATCGGTATCATCTCACTACAAATCGGTTTTACGAATATTAGTATACgttataaactttaaataaaaatatctaatattctttgggaaaaaaaacaaatattaaaactttaacaGAACAAGattgtttgtttgaaaaaaaattgttcttaaTTCATACAAAAACTAATCAAATGCAAACCTTTCTGTCACAGAACATTGCTAATTGATTATAGAAACCTTACTGATTTCTATAATTTGGTCGGCGAATATGAAACCAGCTTCTATCTTATAAATGGCTGCATGTCTTTATTGCTTTATCTTATCTGCATAATTTATAATTGTCAATATCTAAAAAACTCATCAACAGATACAAAACCTTTAATACTGTTCGTTCATGGTATTCTTTAATGTTGAATGCCGTTTAGTAGTCCttaagctcaggtgagctagaaatgccattttaatattaattaggcaaaaagtataaatacccCTTGATTCTGTATGCCAAATCTTAGTTGATTGAATTCACAGGCGAAAGAGGTAAGACTCGTCAAATTatgatgaaatgtaaaaatttaatgcgtatttattaaatatgcattattttttcacattttgctAAAgaataaagatttataaaattgaacaaaaagaaatgaacaaaatttgtctcaaggtcagacgacacgttcctcaattttaaaaagctttttccaggatttttttttttggtttaccGCTTCTTTGACAAACTTTTTTGCAAACAATAGGGTACCAGTAACATGGCATTGGCACAAggtactagagtatgcaatttcctatataatattattgaaaataaatttgaattgctgatataaatatttttggcaTGAAtggatatatattttaaagtttttatcattttaaatgataatgaataataagaaCTTTACTTCGTATATTATCAGGtagttgaaaatttgaataaaaaaattatcattttggggggggggggggggaatgtgtcgtctgatcttaaaaaagttgttttttataACGTCAAAACTCTTTCATTCTTAATAAGCAGTTTAACAATGAAGCCTACAACTCTAACGTGCGTGTCGACGTGTGTGTTGCTCTTCCTGGCACCGACTGGTCCTGTCCAAGGAAAGAGTCTGTTTGCCATCATGTCTAAACAGGCGGAGACGCTGCAACACGGTCTTGACTTGGCCTCCAAGGTTGGGGACATAGGTAACTGTCAACTTTAACATGTATTGTACATAGGCTCAACGATTTcctcaacattaaaaaaaaaatgaagtccCAATTTCGTAAAAAGCTCAAAGTGTATGTGCATAATAATTATGTGTTCTgcatttatgttttaaacaaacgtTTTCTTTCACAAATtctcatttaaaacaattataccTGAAtacgattttaaaacaaatctttacgTTAAGATGGATATGAAAGTTTTTAAACtacataaatgtaaaacaaaattattttctttgaaaaggttCCCATAAAAATTCAATAGCATTTATGGTCGTTCTGTCGAGCACCAAATCCTACGGGTCTGGGGCCGTCTTACAGTTTAACAGTGTGAAGGTCAACTACGGCAGTGGTTTCAACAGCGGCAACTACCGCTTCACCGCCCCATCCGAAGGTCTGTATGTCTTCACTTGGAGCCTTGCCCTCCACTCTAGCTATTATGGGCAAACCAAACTGGTGAAAAATGGCAGCACCTACCATCAGGTACATTGTCAGCAAGCCTACCAAGAATGCGGTGCTACCGTCACAGTGTGGCTTAACAAAGGCGACCAAGTTTGGCTTGTGACTGCCTCTTCCAGTGTGTATTTGTACGGCACATACTCGTCTTTTGCTGGATGGAAAATCAACTGAACAATGTATCAGCATTGGATTATAGAACAATAAAGAGATatgcatgtaaaatatatatcatggtgttcttcttttttatcaaatacatgAAACTAATTAAGTGAAAGATAAAGCCAAGACTTACTTTGTCATTTCACTGACAGCTTCAAATCTCTCtttcaaataattgaaaatgtttaaacacaaaCAGGAAAAGCATGTCAgtcaaatttttaatacatgttggCTGTTATGTAAATATTACTTCATCGAGAAAATATATGATTGTATACAAGTGACTGGTCTTGGACCAGGACAAAAATGAATGCTGATAATTGAATCGCATCATGGAAATTAATACTATTAAAGTACATATATATGCATTCAGGAATGTTTTGAACAAACACTGGTGATTTaagtacattgtaaacaataaaaaaaaaaccaacggctatgtacatgtacatgtgtttaaaaaaaatacagtctCCGAACACCTTgatatgtatacaaaaaaaaaatacagcttgaaatatatcattaatatatgTAAAACTATCACTGAACTGAGCAGCTAGCTCTGGATGACTAATGACATCAAATCCGCTCCACACACATAGCTATCCCCATCCCCCCGCCCACACAGAGAGCAGCCACACCCCTTTTCTTGCCTGTCCGTTTTAGAGCGTAGAGCAATGTCACTAGGATCCTGGCACCAGACGCTCCTATTGGGTGTCCTATAGCAATAGCACCTCCAGATGTGTTTACCTATAAAAGGTTGAGTTTCATTAAATTGCTGTTATGATATAGCAACTTGTGTAcactctacatgtacatgtactgtatgttCCTAATTATATGTgagaaattataaatttcataaaatcacaaaaagcaccattaaaagattttagaaaCTCGCTATTATTTTCATGACAGTTTTGAACATGAATACGACATTCTAAATAATGTTGAGCCTTCATGATTTCAAATTCTCTTAATTTGATGCAAAGCATTGGAATAAAGCACTTGCGAAAACATAAGGAATCTTAAGTATACAGCTAGTGCTTTgaactatatgtacatgtaattgcctCATGTAGATCAACTGAAATATTTATAGGTGTACCAAAGCATTCAATATGTAAGTTCATAAGTCACAtacattaatgaataattataaatgtgAGTACTGCAAAAAAACACCCACTTAAGTATTGTGATGAAAGAATTTCAGATTAGTACAGATAATGTACAATTTGAGACTAGCTCAGTAAAATATTGAAGTTATCTTGCTTTGTGAATCTTATATCTATCAAGTCACAATAACTGAACCATTTAGGCCTTACCTTTGAGGGATCACATCCCAGTTCTTTAACGACTGCCACAGACTGAGCCGCAAAGGCTTCATTGAGCTCCAGCAGGTCTACGTCATTGATGGACCAGTGTGCTTTTTCCAACTGTTGAAATTTACAAGCAAAATATAATAAGACTGTTATGTTCAGACACTCtttacacaaaaaattaaaattataaaccaATGAAACAGGTCTTTTctctttttgaattttttttccccaaatgaTGAAATACCTTATTcatggggggagggggaggaggggggggggggggctgccagGACTGCATATATCcatatattatatcattttaacCTTGGTAAAATCAAGGTGTGGTAGAGTATGGCGTGTTCATTCCTTGTTTTTCATGGGgaatggtgggggggggggggggggtccaagaAATAATTGAGTTTTTCATGTTTTCTATAGTTGCCTAATTTTGGCAATTTTACGATTGGATATTCCAGGGAGGGGTTCAGACTCCTCCAACctcccttctagatccgcgcatgatgtTCATCCAACAATCCACCATAACCCCccaacctcccccccccccccatttttttttaatataatgttaaACGTGTACTCTGCTTTTCTTCCTTGCATTTGAGCCCCCAACATCACCACCCCTATAATGTGTTTTGGTATGTACGTACAATTTTATACAACTGTGCAACTACACAACTCTGTCAGTCGACAAGTTAGTTGACTATACAATAACATTCATATTATATAGTTTCACCAAAGAAATTCCTTATGACTACAAATCATACTGCAACTCACTGCTTTTCTGGTGGCATCCACTGGTCCCATTCCCATAATGGCTGGATCCACCCCAGCCTGTGCCCATGATACAATCCTACATAAAGGTTGTAAGGACCTGTTTCTGGCTTCTTCAGCACTCATCAATACACAGACAGCTGCCCCGTCATTTAAACCTGTGAATTCAAACAAACATCTTAACCAAAAACTCTGCACAATATTAGtcaattcaaagttttatcttAATGCCACATCCATTAATTTCTTGTTTTCTCATGTCATgaatttttg from Magallana gigas chromosome 9, xbMagGiga1.1, whole genome shotgun sequence includes these protein-coding regions:
- the LOC105348135 gene encoding complement C1q tumor necrosis factor-related protein 3 → MKPTTLTCVSTCVLLFLAPTGPVQGKSLFAIMSKQAETLQHGLDLASKVGDIGSHKNSIAFMVVLSSTKSYGSGAVLQFNSVKVNYGSGFNSGNYRFTAPSEGLYVFTWSLALHSSYYGQTKLVKNGSTYHQVHCQQAYQECGATVTVWLNKGDQVWLVTASSSVYLYGTYSSFAGWKIN